The Solanum dulcamara chromosome 2, daSolDulc1.2, whole genome shotgun sequence region GAATTCCTGCCAATTCCATAACAATGTCTCTTCTGATACTGTATACAGCTATTCGTATTCTCAGTTCTTTGAGTTGATGCTTCATTTGAAAAGAGAATTTCCACCATGTTGGTTTGTGATATACTAAAAGCAAAGATAATGGAATAGTGGTTTGCTTATAATGGATTCATGCAATCCTCTTCTCGGAGCTAACTTTTGGGGTTCATTTAGGTCCAGATATCTTATAAATAACAATTTGATGGCCAGATAAAGGAAGAAAGTGAGACAAACACTCAGTATTATTGACATGTAATCACAAAAAAGCCCAAAATTGCAAAACAGAATGCTTAGCAGTAACATTTATAGTTCACCATCCCAGAATTCATCTATAGATTTGTATGGTCCATCTGGATGAACAAAAACTTCACCTTTAAATCCCCTGCATTGAGGAATCTCTTGAATCTTAGCATTTTCTTCATTGCTCAATTCCCAATCCAAAATTTGAAGATTCTCTTTCATTCTATCCTTGTTAAAACTCTTCACTAACACACTAACTCCTTGCTCATATACCCACCTCAATGCCATCTATAAATATCAAACAATACTATTCTTGTCAGCAATTTCATTTAGACGCTCGAACTAATACTTGTTCCGAACTTATACATATAATAACATATGTGTTTGCCTCAATAAGTCGTAAAACCTCAATTCTATTCCAATTGAGGCTAACATGCATACTTAAAGGAGATGTCATATTTTATGGAGTTAACTACTTATTAGACGTTTGAGAACACACATAttacttcttatttttttaaaaaaaaataaactaaaagtgTCTAATGACTAATCGAAACACTTTATTATGAATTCAGATGCTCGATTAAAATAAATCTTAATTCAAGTGTTTAAATGAAAAATTTTAAGAGGGTATCAATATATTAAACTTGAATATTAccaaattaataatttagtgTAAACACAGAGTgaatgctttttttttttgtacctGTGCAATGCTCTTTTGTCTATGAAAGGCAATGCCTTTTAGAATAGAGTTTTGCATAACAGCATGATTGCCCCAAAAAGGTATCCCATTAGCTCCAAGGGGAGACCATGCACTAACATGTATTCCTTTCTCTTTGCAAAATGCTAACATCTTCTCTTGTCTCCATGTTACATGCATTTCCACCTGTCATTAAAAATTACTTACtccgttttaaaaaaaataacctaatttgatttgataagaaatttaagaaaataaagaagacttttaaattttgtggctctaaattaaagttatgttaaatgtaccaaaatatcctttaatCTCAGGGCTGTAAcgtggaaagttgaaattaaagtgttgccaaaaaaagaaagaggtctttttttaaaacagattaaaaaggaaaataggtcattctttttgaaatagatGAAGTAATTATTTCTCTAATCTTTGTAACTTAGTTACTGATGAgaaatattattgaaaataCACCTCAAAAACCATTGAAAAAGTTTCATGAAGAACAAATGAGGGTTTGAGTTTGATGAGATCTGCTTCAATTTATGTAGCAATGTTCCGATTTTAAGTGTTAAATGAGTCTTTCTTTAATCattacttttttcatattttagatTGTcaattattatgttttataataatttttatataattttataaaaatatataatttttatttttaaaaatctaaagaTTCTACATGTGAATTTACGGTCAAaattgaaatatgaaaaatgCAATATAAATTGTGACAGAGAGAGTATATAAATTTGTACAATAGACACTAATCTGATCAAAATAGTAACTGACCTGCTAGTAAAGGTTAAAAAACATATCGATAGTAAAGACATTTTTAGTGTTTTACACTCTGTATATAGTTTAATATTAAATCCTTCTATACATTATTTTTATGAGATGTTCTATTTGGTCCCTGATCTTAGGTGTTTGTGCACATCTGTCCCCATTCTTTGAGTTTTAAGAATGTCATACTTTCCTCTTTAGTCTGTTCGAAGAAGAAAGTTATCTTTTTTTAATCACATAATATTTTTAacgaaataatttataatcacaTAAATGTCTGTAGCTTAGTTTAAaccataattattattatttggaaaaaaattcttaaattccATACCCAATATATACCTGATTTACAGCAGGAGGAATTGTAGCATGGCTTAGGAGTTGAGAGAGTTTTGTGCAACTGAAGTTGCATACACCAATGGATTTGGCCAAACCTAATTTGTGACATTCTTCCATGGCTTCCCATGTTCCTTTTATGTCAAATGGAATTACATCCTCATTTACCACCTTTATTTCTTGGTCACTACCATTCTTCATACTCACTGGCCAATGTATATGGTACAAGTCCAAGTAATCCATCCCTAGCCTCCTACAAAACATTTTATGACATTCatgactacaacaacaacatattcaggaTAGTTCCATGTGTGAAATTTGAAGAGGATGGGATGTACGCAGATCATACGTACCCGTATCTTTACATTCATGATTGGATATTTGATGCATGTATTGAGTGTGtaccaataaaaataacaattatATATGTTTTGTAAGTGTTTAagcattttaatatcaatattgagtgatattaatttgcataagtggcatatattattattctctttttagtgcataaaaatgtctttcattatcatctttagttagtgcaagactgaatcatttcattatgtatttttaatctaattatcactaataagtggtgcactaaatcatttcattatgtattttttaatctaattatcactaataagtggtgtactaaatcataatggtgcactaaatgatgataatgatggcattctattattttttcatctttgtatgattttctctcctataaatagagaagtcttctttgttttgaaatgtaagataagagaagaaaaaattgagagaattaaGTTAGtctaaaaagagagttcttattagttgaagggaggtgttctttgtgtggagctttaaactcaactcttgtccaaagtttgttgagttacattttgtgataaggctgttgtatcctggaggggacaagtcaagaggactactgctggaccagtgaaacgatttactgcagtggagttgaatctccttaaagagagcgagatatccgcgcctcagccacgaagtgaagttaatttcttcattttatttttcaattgtaatttgtaatcttgtaatttcaccaacatGTTTCAATTCCAAACAAGTTAAAGTTCGACTATAATATATGAATCCTCATGTCCACGTCactttatttaatcatgtttCAATCCaatattaataattaagaatgaataacaataatatcCATATACACTccctttatttcaatttatgtagTTTAATTTGATCGAATACAAagtttaaaaaagaaatgaaaacttttgaaattcataattttaaacatgtcataacatttgtataattataAGACTGTTGAAACATGTGATCTtaaacatataatataatatttatatgactaaaataatactccctccgtcccattttagttgtcatattGCATTTTTTGAaagtcaatttgactaattttttaagttaaattatattactttaactcaatattataaagtaaaaattaaaattagataTTCAACAACTATACGAAAAGAACtataagttataatttttttcatatcaatatgataaaaaatatatgttagtcaaaattcatatagtttgactctcaaaaaggaaaccatgacaactaaaatgggacggaaaaaatatgtcattaagaaaaaaaaaataagaaagttaaattaaattatttccaAAATTAGAAAGTATTCATTCTATCTTGAATGGACTAAAAAGTAAATATTACCATATCAATTGAAGTAGGAAATACTACCATATATAGACAGAATAAGATTGCCATGACAATCTCTTTTGTAGATTAGAGAAACATAACATGTTAGATCTATCACAACCTTTTATTTTATCTGAATTTGAAATCgatagccgtcctaccttggtaggagtaaggtctgcgtataatttaccttccccagaccccacgttgtggaatttcactggattgttattgttgttgttgaaatcGACAATATGAGCAAAACTTACGCGAGAGATCTTTTGAGGGCAGGAAGAACAAGGTCATGGTGTGCTTTGGTGCACCATAACTTGGAGGTAATGAAAACATCTTCACGGCTCTTAATGAGTCCGCGTCGTAACGCTTCCGCCACGGCTTTTCCAAGTGCTTCCTCAGAGCCATAGACCGCGGCGGTGTCAAAGTGTCGATAACCGGCTTCGATAGCATCGATAAAAATGGAGACTAATTGGTCAATTGGTGGTAATGTTAGTGTTGTTGGTGCTGTTCCCATGCCTATTAGAGGCATTTCATGACCAGAATTCAACATTACTCTTGGGACTAACATAGTCATATGACTAATTAATTAGTACCTATTTAATTGGAACGATAGAGAGAAGATTACACCTCGATAGTAGCAATTTTGAAATGTGTAGAGATTTTGGATGTACAAGTTAACAAACTCACCTTATCATGTTGAAGTGAGAGATTTATTGATGTGTGTGGCGGAGGTcgtactccctccgtcccatattagatgggtattttattaaaaatatttgtttcatattacttgatcacttactaaatcaaaatcaagataaaattaattaaattttttctattttacccctacaattaatatgacctTTTGAATGTAACCAATTCTTAATACTAACTATTTTtatactctatgtatattgcattgatataaacaaagggAGAAAAATGGTAAAGTCTTCCAatgtattaatgatttcttaatcaccgtgtaaagttgaaagtgtccaacatatatatacacgtcAACTTGATATGTATCGTACAGGATTCTTCGAAATATTATATTCGtatcaaaatattcaaaaatatactATCCCTTTAGTTACTTTTTAGTtgtcataatttatttatttttgaaagttaAACAATATgaactttgatcaacattttaagatgaatttttttatcatattaatatgagaaaaaaattgCAATTAATAGTACTTTTcgtataatatttgaatatctaattttaatttttaaaatatcaaattaatctaatttaatttaactttCAAAATTAGTGAAATAGACTTTCTAAAAGAAAAACGTGAGaagtattttaaaatgaaaaaaaattatttatgaagAATTTGAAATACACCATGTGATATTCTAAAAAAGTCTAACATAAATATCTAGAGAGGCCTTAAACTAGAGCAGCTAGCAAAATAATTGAATGGTGCAGCACTGTCAAAtagcaaaataattatttctctgtcaatatatttaaaatttaaaactgACAAAGGGATGTTGCAAATGtggaaaatttgaatttttaaattgaaaataatcataaatgACTATTTTTGGGAATGACTACTTTCATCCCTAAGTTGGATTTTTCTATATGATAAATAGATGATAATGGacaaaactttttatttttgttcctATTACCTACCAACTATAAtttctatattatattatccTCCATAAACACACTTATAATTCTCCAAATTTCACCACTTGAAAAAATCAGAAATATTTTTGCTTTCCTAATTAAGATAAATTTTCTTCGAGGAGAGCCTTAAAGTAAGTAACCgacaaaaattgttattttGCGATCACAAGGTCACAAGGATGCAACCCTTCTCCGAATCTCGTACATAGCAGATATTTTAGTATACAGGACTATCCTTTAATTCAAAAACTTGTTATATAATTAAACATCAACCATAGTCACTTATTGATCTGATAATAATAAATGTAACAAACTTAAATTACAACATATCAAACAATACCATAgagaacttaattattattattttttctttaaaaaaaaaaactagaaaataaATGTAGTCTAGTTTAGAATATTAATATTGCTAATTAAGCAGACATACATCCAACACCATATCTAGTATTaggaaaaacaagaaaaagtccACTGCAAATAACTCCCACCATTAATGGAAAACTCCTCATAATTTCATCAAGTTCTTTTGCATGTCCAGGAAATAGACAAAGTGTCACTCTATGATCAGAAAATGCAATTGCCACAAACACCAAAACAGACATCATTGCATGTACAAAATCTGTCAATCCCACAAAGTACCTAgtacaccaaaaaaaaattaacaaaatcaactcactatattatataattaaaaaaaaaacaatacgAATTTCGTTCACAATATTGAAGATTTTGTCATAAAACTGTCACAAATTATGGTCAAACAAAGGCTTTGAGGCGTGAAATCGACTaactataaattaaaaaaaaaaaatctatgtgTGATGGCAGAAGAAACCATCACAAATTAAAACGTCGCAAAAAGTTGTGAaagattacaaaaaaaaaaatcacaaatttcATCCACAATATTTAAGATTCTGAAATTTTATAGTGAAATAATGACTTTGAGGGCGTAAAATCGACTAActatatggaaaaaaaaaaaacaatatttgTGACGGATTCTTCTCCCGTCATAAATTAGAACGTCGCAAAAATTTGtcatggaagaaaaaaaaaactcacaaCTTGATGGTGAAAAATCTTTTATTAGAAATATTTAGTCACAATTTGTGACAGAAAATCTTTTGTCACATCACAATCACAAAATTTTGTGAATGAAAATCTTTATTGAAAAATATCCCTTCACAAATctgtatttttctcttttttcataGAAATAGTGCTTGTGACCACATACATAAATATTGGAAAACAAACAGTTACCTTTCATCTTTTGGTACATCGACACCTAGTCCAGTCTTGAAAACTTTCAATCCTCTTGGTGTAACAAAACCATAGTAAACTTTTCCATCGGGACCGCGAAAACTATCGgtaaaatggaagaagaagcATGACAAAGTACAAAGTCCAAGAAGTGTCAAAATCATAAGTGTAGTAATTGGTGAACAATCTCCTTTCCCAAATACTGATGGAAGTAACATTTCAAATGTTAAAAGTGTGCCTGTTGGTAGAAAATTAACAAGTAATGAAGTTTTTGAAAGTGTTTTTTGAACACCATTTGCCATTGCTCTTCTTTTTTTACCACCAATTGATGGTTGAACCAATTCTGGGATTGCAACATCATCTTGTGATGGTAAATTAGTAGGGTAcatagaagaagatgatgaattATCGACGCGTTTCGATGCACTGTAGATTTTTATTCCAATTCCATCAGTACTTTGCtccatttttatgtttttttttgctTGAGAAAATGGTGAAAGATTTGAAGAAATGGAGAGAAATAGGAATGAAGTTTTGTTGGTTTATTTATAGTTTTGGTTACGTAAatgcactttttttttttgaacggTTAGTGACACAATTTGAATGATCACAAAAACTGTcactgaaaaaaaaaattattcaaattaaaaaaataatttaaaatcttaCCTACAATCAACATAAcccttatttttaaaagaaaacatgttcatttattttttttacagtttttcaaaattcaaacttttaGGTAGTTATCCATATTATACTCTTCCTAAAAATTGCTCCTAAATCATAGGCACACACTAATAaataaaactctttttttttaatcttaaataatttttaaaaaaataaagatggatATCTCTATAGATAGGAAAAATTAGTTCTTGtttttgaattataattataattttcattatatttgtaaatctatatttaatttaacttatCATTTAGAGGTTTCTTCCTAATGACAACTATCTTTTCAGTTTCAACAATTATCCTACTTCTTATCTTATATCTCTCtttgatccaaatataattatttatgttATCACATATATGTCTTTGGACTGTGATCGATACGTGATCAACTTTCTCTTCTTCGACGTTATAGTCGATCTTATTATAATATCAAAGTAAAACACATTAACTACTAATTGTTAATTGCACttaatactaaaaaataatagttattttgtaattattatcaaaaatactttattcattattagaataataaaGTACTAGAAAAATTACTAAGTTTATGCTTCAGAATTTCTACATTGATAAGAAATAACAattctattttcttttattaaaaacagaattattgaaaattgtgaaaaaaataatacaaaagttaacataaaatagaaaatttttAGGTCAAAATTCTAATTGCACatgttaaaataataaaagcaTTGTCAAACTCATTTAACGTGTGTTTATGTTGTGCAATAACATCCCCTTATCTACACACCGAGCAAAGACCTCTAAATACGCCACATATCGAAGGATAACAAAGGGTAAAACTAGCTATTAAATGATGTTGAGGCGTATTTTCCCTTTTGTAAAAGGTAAGAGCTTCAAACTCATTAAGGCTATACAAAATTCACATAGAAATAAGGAAGAACTATTTGAACAGGAAACCATGTCGAGAAATGGCAATCTCAAAGGCTTCCATTCTTTCTCCTCGAGCAAAACCATTGCGATCATAAGATGAAATTTCATCGATGTTAAGATCAACACAAGTCTGCACTAGTTTCTTACCAAC contains the following coding sequences:
- the LOC129874877 gene encoding protein REDOX 2-like encodes the protein MTMLVPRVMLNSGHEMPLIGMGTAPTTLTLPPIDQLVSIFIDAIEAGYRHFDTAAVYGSEEALGKAVAEALRRGLIKSREDVFITSKLWCTKAHHDLVLPALKRSLARLGMDYLDLYHIHWPVSMKNGSDQEIKVVNEDVIPFDIKGTWEAMEECHKLGLAKSIGVCNFSCTKLSQLLSHATIPPAVNQVEMHVTWRQEKMLAFCKEKGIHVSAWSPLGANGIPFWGNHAVMQNSILKGIAFHRQKSIAQMALRWVYEQGVSVLVKSFNKDRMKENLQILDWELSNEENAKIQEIPQCRGFKGEVFVHPDGPYKSIDEFWDGEL
- the LOC129874888 gene encoding protein DMP8-like, translating into MEQSTDGIGIKIYSASKRVDNSSSSSMYPTNLPSQDDVAIPELVQPSIGGKKRRAMANGVQKTLSKTSLLVNFLPTGTLLTFEMLLPSVFGKGDCSPITTLMILTLLGLCTLSCFFFHFTDSFRGPDGKVYYGFVTPRGLKVFKTGLGVDVPKDERYFVGLTDFVHAMMSVLVFVAIAFSDHRVTLCLFPGHAKELDEIMRSFPLMVGVICSGLFLVFPNTRYGVGCMSA